One genomic window of Pseudomonadota bacterium includes the following:
- the guaB gene encoding IMP dehydrogenase, which translates to MRVVGDGLTFDDVLLIPDYSDILPREVELKTQLTRDIELQIPLLSAAMDTVTESRLAIALAQEGGMGIIHKNMTLEEQAAQVRRVKKFESGVIRDPITVSPEVTIGEVLALTRASGISGVPVVDKDQVVGIVTSRDLRFEKRFNIPVTAIMTPRERLVTVGENAAKDEVISLLHKHRIEKLLVVNDRFELRGMITVKDIQKAEQYPNACKDSQERLRVGAAVGTGAGTHERVAALVEAGADVLVVDTAHGHSKGVLDMVRWIKQHYPQAQIIGGNIATGDAADALVDAGADAVKVGIGPGSICTTRIVTGIGVPQITAVSSVAERLAKRGIPLISDGGVRYSGDIAKVLATGAHSVMVGSLFAGAEEAPGDVELFQGRSYKSYRGMGSLGAMAQTHGSSDRYFQEAGEIEKLVPEGIEGRVPYKGPLSAIVHQMLGGLRAAMGYTGCRNMAELRSKPKFLRVTAAGMRESHAHDVQITKEAPNYRLD; encoded by the coding sequence ATGCGCGTTGTTGGCGACGGCCTCACTTTCGACGATGTCCTGCTCATTCCTGACTACTCGGACATCCTTCCGCGCGAAGTCGAACTCAAGACCCAGCTGACCCGCGACATCGAGCTCCAGATCCCGCTGCTGTCGGCGGCCATGGACACCGTCACCGAGTCGCGCCTGGCCATTGCCCTCGCCCAGGAAGGCGGCATGGGCATCATCCACAAGAACATGACGCTTGAGGAGCAGGCCGCCCAGGTGCGGCGCGTGAAGAAATTCGAGAGCGGCGTCATCCGCGACCCGATCACCGTCAGCCCCGAGGTCACCATCGGCGAAGTGCTGGCCCTGACCCGCGCCTCGGGCATCTCCGGCGTGCCGGTGGTCGACAAGGACCAGGTGGTGGGCATCGTCACCAGCCGCGACCTGCGTTTCGAGAAGCGCTTCAACATCCCCGTCACCGCCATCATGACGCCGCGCGAGCGGCTGGTGACGGTGGGCGAGAACGCCGCCAAGGACGAGGTCATTTCGCTGCTGCACAAGCACCGCATCGAAAAGCTGCTGGTGGTCAACGACCGCTTCGAGCTGCGCGGCATGATTACCGTGAAAGACATCCAGAAGGCCGAGCAATACCCCAACGCCTGCAAGGATTCCCAGGAACGCCTGCGCGTCGGCGCGGCGGTCGGCACCGGCGCCGGCACCCATGAGCGTGTCGCGGCGCTGGTCGAGGCGGGCGCCGACGTGCTGGTGGTCGATACCGCCCACGGCCATTCGAAAGGCGTGCTCGACATGGTGCGCTGGATCAAGCAGCACTATCCCCAGGCTCAGATCATCGGCGGCAACATCGCCACCGGCGACGCCGCCGACGCACTGGTCGACGCCGGTGCCGACGCGGTCAAGGTCGGCATCGGCCCGGGCTCCATCTGCACCACGCGCATCGTCACCGGCATCGGCGTGCCGCAGATCACGGCGGTTTCGAGCGTTGCCGAGCGCCTCGCCAAGCGCGGCATCCCGCTCATTTCCGACGGCGGCGTGCGCTATTCGGGCGACATCGCCAAGGTGCTCGCGACCGGCGCCCACAGCGTCATGGTCGGCTCCCTGTTCGCCGGCGCCGAGGAAGCGCCCGGCGACGTCGAACTCTTCCAGGGCCGCTCCTACAAGTCCTACCGCGGCATGGGCTCGCTGGGCGCGATGGCCCAGACCCACGGTTCCTCGGACCGCTACTTCCAGGAAGCCGGCGAAATCGAAAAGCTGGTGCCGGAAGGCATCGAAGGCCGCGTTCCCTACAAGGGCCCGCTGTCCGCCATCGTGCACCAGATGCTGGGCGGCCTGCGCGCCGCCATGGGCTACACCGGCTGCCGCAACATGGCGGAGCTGCGCAGCAAGCCCAAGTTCCTCCGGGTGACCGCCGCCGGCATGCGCGAAAGCCATGCCCACGACGTGCAGATCACCAAGGAAGCGCCCAATTACCGTCTCGATTGA